The genomic segment GCGGGTGTGGTAACTCGTTTTCAATGTAGCGCGCTGCACCAGTCAACTCTACGGCGGTAGGCTGACGCTCCCCAGTCGGGCCGCTTGGGTCGCGCCAGTGGCCTGATGCCAAGGTCCGGTGCGCTCGGCGTGACGGCGCTCGGCGAGCCAAGCAAAGGCCGCTGCCTCGACGTGCTGAACGTTCAGCCCGTGGACACCTGTTGTTTCTACCTGGGTCTCCGGCATCAGCGTGGCAAGCCGCTGCATCAGGTTTTGGTTATGAGCGCCGCCGCCGCAGACCAGCAGACGCTCGCAGGAGGCGGCCTCGCGGGCCACGCTGGCTGCGGTGATCTCTAACAGGCTGCGCTGAATGTCCGCTGCGTCATGCCGACGCCAGTCAGGGGAAACAGCATCAAGCCAACGCAGTGAGAAATAATCGCGGCCGGTGCTCTTGGGTGGTGGACGTGAAAACCACGCATGCGCCAATGCAGTCGCCACCAGTGCGTCAATGACATGGCCGCTCGCGGCCCACTGGCCCTGAGCATCAAAGGCTTCACCGCGGCAGGTCTGGATCCACTCATCCATCAGACCGTTGCCGGGGCCAGTGTCGTAGCCCGTCAACGGCGCGGCCGGCCCCGAGAGGAGGGTGAGGTTGCTGATGCCGCCGATGTTGACGACGCCCCTGCGTTCATTCGGGTGTGCGAACAAGGCTTGATGGAAGGCCGGAACCAGGGGGGCACCTTGCCCCCCTAAGGCCATGTCGGCGCGCCGAAAATCGTGTACCACGAGGCATCCGGTTCGTGCCGCGATCCAATGAGGGTTGCCCAGCTGGAGGCTGGTCATTAAGCGCTCGCCGTCGTGGAACACGGTCTGCCCGTGCAGGCCGATGCCGGCGACCGGCACGTCACCAATCAGGGGGCTGATCGCGGCCACATAGCAGGCTGAGACGGCCTGATCGAGCGCAGCCCATTCTGCAGCGCTGACGCGGCTGTCACCGGCCTGTAGCGCCATTAGCGCCTGTCGCAGGCTGTCAGGCCAGGGGTGTTGCTCCACAGCCTCGATCCCGCCCCAGGTGCCATCTTGGAATTGACAGCGGACTGCATCGATCCCGTCGAGACTGGTCCCCGACATCACGCCGATCCAGCGTTCCGGCGCAGTCGTCATGGGCGGCGTCAGTTAGGCAGTTCGGCGCCGTTTTTCATCGCCAGTTGGCGCTGGTCGATTTTTTCAAGTTCGGCGAGCCAGACTTCGACTTGGGGCGACCATTTCGCGACTTGCGACGGCTGTAGCGGTGTGGCCCGCGGCAGGGCGACGGTGACGGGGTTCTTGTGCACGCCATTGATGCGGAATTCGTAATGCAGGTGGGGCGCCGTCGCGAGCCCGGTCGCACCGACGTAGCCAATGACCTGACCTTGGGTGACTCGCGAGCCGACCCGCAGACCACTGCGATAGCGAGACATGTGCGCGTACAAGGTCTCGATCCCGCCGTTATGACGCACGACGACGGTCTGGCCGTAGCCGCCCATGACCCCGCGATGTTTGATGCGGCCGTCGCCGGTGGCGCGGATGGGCGTGCCGGTTGAGGCGCCGTAGTCGACACCCTTGTGAGCGCGGATGGTGTTGAGGATGGGGTGCCGACGATTGGGATTGAAATGGCTGCTGATGCGGGCAAAATCCAGCGGCGTGCGCCTGAAGCCGGTCTTCAGCGCTTCGCCTTTGGCGGAGAAGTAAGCGCCGCGTCCTTCGTCGTCTTCGTGTCGGAATGCCTGTAGGCGACGATTCTGGTTGACGAATTCGGCAGCGAGAATGCGGCCCTCGCGCAGACGCTTGCCGTCTTTGTAGAGTTCTTCGAAGAGGACCGTGAACCGGTCGCCACGGCGCAATTCGAGCGCAAAGTCGATCTGATAGCCGAAGATCTCGGCCATCTCCATGATCAGCCGGTTGGTCAGTCCGGCGTCCAACCCGGCGGCGAACAGCGATGAATCGATTTGGCCAGCGGCGTAGGTCTGGCGATGCTCAACGCTGGCAGTTTGAGTTGCCGCCGCAAGACCATCATCAGCCCGGTTGATCTGTAGCGTGGTCAGCTCATCGAGCGCGTATTCCATGCCGGCCAGCCGGTCATTCTTGATCTTGAAGCGAAGGGTGTCGCCCACGCGTATGCGCGACAGTCGGCTGGCGTCTCCCTTGAGTGCTAGCACTGCAGCCCAGTCCGAGGGTGGCATGCCGAGACCCTCGACCACCGTTGAGAATGTCTGGCCGCTTTTGACGGTGACCTCGACCCAGTCTTTGGCAGGCCGAACGTCATCGGCGGGCCGCATCGGCGAGCGGGGGGTCGCGGTGTCTCGCTCCAACCAGCCGGGTAGTACCAGGCGTGTCAATTCAACCGGCGGTTTGATCAGCGGGGGAAGGTTAGTGCTGGCCGCTGCCGACGAGATCAGCCCCTCTGGCTCGCGCTCACCATCGACCTGCGCAAGCAGCATCGAGGCCCCGATCATGCCGAACGCCAGACTCAACAAAATGGTGCGAGCGC from the Polycyclovorans algicola TG408 genome contains:
- a CDS encoding OapA family protein encodes the protein MIGASMLLAQVDGEREPEGLISSAAASTNLPPLIKPPVELTRLVLPGWLERDTATPRSPMRPADDVRPAKDWVEVTVKSGQTFSTVVEGLGMPPSDWAAVLALKGDASRLSRIRVGDTLRFKIKNDRLAGMEYALDELTTLQINRADDGLAAATQTASVEHRQTYAAGQIDSSLFAAGLDAGLTNRLIMEMAEIFGYQIDFALELRRGDRFTVLFEELYKDGKRLREGRILAAEFVNQNRRLQAFRHEDDEGRGAYFSAKGEALKTGFRRTPLDFARISSHFNPNRRHPILNTIRAHKGVDYGASTGTPIRATGDGRIKHRGVMGGYGQTVVVRHNGGIETLYAHMSRYRSGLRVGSRVTQGQVIGYVGATGLATAPHLHYEFRINGVHKNPVTVALPRATPLQPSQVAKWSPQVEVWLAELEKIDQRQLAMKNGAELPN
- a CDS encoding anhydro-N-acetylmuramic acid kinase → MTTAPERWIGVMSGTSLDGIDAVRCQFQDGTWGGIEAVEQHPWPDSLRQALMALQAGDSRVSAAEWAALDQAVSACYVAAISPLIGDVPVAGIGLHGQTVFHDGERLMTSLQLGNPHWIAARTGCLVVHDFRRADMALGGQGAPLVPAFHQALFAHPNERRGVVNIGGISNLTLLSGPAAPLTGYDTGPGNGLMDEWIQTCRGEAFDAQGQWAASGHVIDALVATALAHAWFSRPPPKSTGRDYFSLRWLDAVSPDWRRHDAADIQRSLLEITAASVAREAASCERLLVCGGGAHNQNLMQRLATLMPETQVETTGVHGLNVQHVEAAAFAWLAERRHAERTGPWHQATGATQAARLGSVSLPP